Proteins from a single region of Desulfolutivibrio sulfoxidireducens:
- a CDS encoding pyruvate carboxylase — MAIKTFDEVLSEVEGKKILVANRGISARRVLRSVRERLRAVPVLTVTDVDLTSPATAGAHELLLLGPNPRAYLDLDAIIKMAKAKDVVAIHPGWGFASEDASFPKLCEKAGILFIGSTSEAMLKLGNKVEVRRLAMDLDIPVVPGSEGAVSIPEARETAQAIGFPIMLKAEGGGGGRGIYEIFEPKQLEAAFSKASAMAQASFGNPRLFVEKLLTSVRHIEIQVAADRHGNVFAFDERDCSVQRNHQKLVEITPSPWPGMTPELRERLKEYSVRLVRASGYHSLATVEFLVDAAGNPYLIEVNTRLQVEHGITECRYGVDLVEEQINIAFGGKLRFNKRDTRPLLHAMQVRINCEDPRNNFAPNAGLITRYISPGGQGIRMDSCLSAGYEFPSQYDSAGALLISYGKDWEKVCAVMLRALREYIIGGLKTVIPFHRQILRHPRFLAGDFDTAFISQYPELLNYQDEEPEALRLSWLASEISALGHNPHVLLGKYRGRGDFRLGRFHPAMPTIDFKKYVPQYPRGDRKALLDCLRDSGKVHFVDTTTRDITQSNSGNRFRLAEDELIGPYLDNCGFFALENGGGAHFHVAMMANMTYPFTEAAAWNHFAPKTLKQILIRSTNVLGYKPQPKNLMRLTGEMICEHYDVIRCFDFLNHIENMLPFAQVALASETNIFEPAISLSHAAGFDTRHYLDVLEEILAVCSQVAGVGKRKVSRMIILALKDMAGVCPPRFIRELVTAIRTKYPDLVIDYHRHYTDGLFVPAVGEAARAGAHIVDTAIGASVRWYGQGEVLSTAAYIEQDLGVPVSLNEENRDMIRTCNFVLKQIMPYYDRYTAPYFQGIDYDVVEHGMPGGATSSSQEGALKQGYIHLLPYMLKFLAGTRKIVRYHDVTPGSQITWNTAFLAVTGAYKAGGERAVRDMLEVLKTVTETPEKELSPAVREDRLLLYANCNDAFRDLLLGKYGRLPLGFPPDWVYESAFGQDYAQALARRTEISPLLSLGDTDLAAEHRALRQHLDRTPTDEEFIMYLNHPADALKTIGFKTKYGDPNRLPLDVWFEGLNPGQELMFEDSLGKPHHMAILDISQPDSRGISIVRYVLDSEILSHQVQVAEAQGRTDSTVEMADAKNPYHVAAPCNGDLWVMHVSPNDYVKAGEELFNISVMKQEKAVLAPVDGVIKRVLKTADFAEDKKMVPVKEGELLVELTAVMRVCPTCREPVADESHKFCPVCGQKV; from the coding sequence ATGGCAATCAAGACGTTCGATGAAGTTTTGTCCGAAGTTGAAGGCAAGAAGATTCTTGTGGCCAACCGGGGCATTTCGGCCCGGAGAGTCCTGCGCTCGGTTCGGGAACGCCTGCGGGCCGTTCCTGTTTTGACCGTCACCGATGTGGACCTGACCTCCCCAGCCACGGCCGGAGCCCACGAGCTTTTGCTTCTGGGCCCCAATCCCCGGGCCTATCTGGACCTGGACGCCATCATCAAGATGGCCAAGGCCAAGGACGTGGTGGCCATTCACCCCGGATGGGGATTCGCCTCCGAGGACGCCAGTTTCCCCAAGCTTTGCGAAAAGGCGGGGATTCTTTTTATCGGCTCCACCTCCGAGGCCATGCTCAAGCTCGGCAACAAGGTCGAGGTGCGCCGGCTGGCCATGGATCTGGACATTCCGGTTGTACCCGGCTCCGAGGGCGCGGTGAGCATCCCCGAGGCCCGGGAGACGGCCCAGGCCATCGGTTTTCCCATCATGCTCAAGGCCGAGGGCGGTGGCGGCGGGCGCGGCATCTACGAAATTTTCGAGCCCAAACAGCTCGAGGCCGCCTTCAGCAAGGCCTCGGCCATGGCCCAGGCCTCCTTCGGCAACCCCCGGCTTTTCGTGGAAAAGCTTCTGACCTCCGTGCGCCATATCGAGATCCAGGTGGCCGCCGACAGGCACGGCAACGTGTTCGCCTTTGACGAACGCGATTGCAGCGTGCAGCGCAACCACCAGAAGCTGGTGGAGATCACCCCCTCGCCCTGGCCGGGCATGACCCCCGAACTGCGTGAACGACTCAAGGAATATTCCGTGCGTCTGGTGCGCGCCTCGGGCTACCACTCCCTGGCCACAGTGGAATTCCTGGTGGACGCCGCCGGCAATCCCTACCTGATCGAGGTCAATACCCGTCTGCAGGTGGAGCACGGCATCACCGAATGCCGGTACGGCGTGGATCTGGTCGAGGAGCAGATCAATATCGCCTTCGGCGGCAAGCTGCGGTTCAACAAGCGCGACACCAGGCCGCTTCTGCACGCCATGCAGGTGCGCATCAACTGCGAGGACCCGCGCAACAACTTCGCCCCCAACGCCGGGCTGATCACCCGCTACATCTCCCCCGGGGGCCAAGGCATCCGCATGGATTCCTGCCTGTCGGCCGGCTACGAGTTTCCCTCCCAGTACGATTCCGCCGGAGCCCTTCTGATCTCCTACGGCAAGGACTGGGAGAAGGTCTGCGCGGTCATGCTGCGGGCTTTGCGGGAATACATCATCGGCGGGCTCAAGACGGTCATCCCGTTTCACCGCCAGATTTTGCGCCATCCGCGCTTTCTGGCCGGGGACTTCGACACGGCGTTTATATCCCAGTATCCCGAACTGTTGAATTACCAGGACGAGGAACCCGAGGCCCTGCGCCTGTCCTGGCTGGCCAGCGAGATCTCGGCCCTGGGGCACAACCCCCACGTGCTGTTGGGAAAATACCGGGGGCGCGGGGATTTCCGGCTGGGACGCTTTCATCCGGCCATGCCCACCATCGATTTCAAGAAGTATGTCCCGCAATATCCGCGCGGCGACCGCAAGGCCCTTCTGGACTGCCTGCGCGACTCGGGCAAGGTGCATTTCGTGGACACCACCACCCGGGACATCACCCAGTCCAACAGCGGCAACCGCTTCCGCCTGGCCGAGGACGAGCTGATCGGCCCCTATCTGGACAACTGCGGCTTTTTCGCCCTGGAAAACGGCGGCGGCGCGCACTTCCACGTGGCCATGATGGCGAATATGACCTATCCCTTCACCGAGGCCGCGGCCTGGAATCACTTCGCGCCAAAGACCCTCAAACAGATCCTGATCCGCTCCACCAACGTCCTTGGGTACAAGCCCCAGCCGAAAAACCTCATGCGCTTAACCGGCGAGATGATCTGCGAACACTACGACGTCATCCGCTGCTTCGACTTCTTGAACCATATCGAAAATATGCTGCCGTTCGCCCAGGTGGCCCTGGCCTCCGAGACCAATATCTTCGAGCCGGCCATCTCCCTGTCCCACGCCGCGGGCTTCGACACCAGGCATTACCTGGACGTGCTCGAGGAGATCCTGGCCGTGTGCTCCCAGGTGGCCGGGGTCGGCAAGCGCAAGGTCTCGCGGATGATCATCCTGGCCCTCAAGGATATGGCCGGCGTATGCCCGCCTCGGTTTATCCGCGAACTCGTGACGGCCATCCGGACCAAATATCCGGACCTGGTCATCGATTACCACCGCCACTATACGGACGGGCTGTTCGTTCCGGCCGTGGGCGAGGCGGCCAGGGCCGGGGCGCACATCGTGGATACGGCCATCGGGGCCAGCGTGCGCTGGTACGGCCAGGGCGAGGTGCTCTCCACGGCGGCCTACATCGAACAGGACCTGGGGGTCCCGGTCTCCTTAAACGAGGAAAACCGGGACATGATCCGCACCTGCAACTTCGTGCTCAAGCAGATCATGCCCTATTACGACCGCTACACCGCTCCGTACTTTCAGGGCATCGACTATGACGTGGTGGAGCACGGCATGCCCGGCGGGGCCACCTCGTCCTCCCAGGAAGGGGCGCTCAAGCAGGGCTACATCCACCTTTTGCCCTACATGCTCAAGTTTTTGGCCGGAACGCGCAAGATCGTGCGCTACCACGACGTCACCCCCGGCTCCCAGATCACCTGGAACACGGCCTTTCTGGCGGTCACCGGGGCCTACAAGGCCGGGGGCGAGAGGGCCGTGCGGGACATGCTGGAGGTCCTGAAAACCGTCACCGAGACCCCGGAGAAGGAGCTTTCCCCGGCCGTGCGGGAAGACCGGCTGCTTTTGTACGCCAACTGTAACGACGCCTTCAGAGACCTTCTGCTCGGCAAATACGGGCGCCTTCCCCTGGGGTTCCCGCCCGACTGGGTCTACGAAAGCGCGTTCGGCCAGGACTATGCCCAGGCCCTGGCCCGGCGCACGGAGATCTCCCCGCTTTTGTCCCTGGGCGACACGGACCTCGCCGCCGAGCACCGCGCCCTGCGGCAGCACCTCGACCGCACCCCGACGGACGAGGAATTCATCATGTATCTGAACCATCCGGCCGATGCCTTGAAGACCATCGGCTTCAAGACCAAATACGGCGATCCCAACCGCCTGCCCCTGGACGTGTGGTTCGAGGGCCTTAATCCCGGCCAGGAACTCATGTTCGAGGACAGCCTGGGCAAGCCCCACCACATGGCCATCCTGGACATCTCCCAGCCCGACAGCCGGGGCATCTCCATCGTGCGCTATGTGCTCGATTCCGAGATCCTGAGCCACCAGGTCCAGGTGGCCGAGGCCCAAGGCCGGACCGATTCCACAGTGGAGATGGCCGACGCCAAGAATCCCTATCATGTCGCCGCCCCGTGCAACGGCGATCTGTGGGTCATGCACGTCAGCCCCAACGA
- a CDS encoding biotin--[acetyl-CoA-carboxylase] ligase, protein MIVRILGRDPSGEADALTPADLAASHPLWAAFVGPPDGWREVSEEGGAVFFVGPGQKDHDPGTGGHPGRLTVCGPCSSSLDVAWAMVRAGDFRPFDSVLAVSQRGGRGQLRREWDSPPGNLYAAFAWPGDPPDPESLLPVFTGYVLARHLSSLGIEAGFKWPNDLVIGEKKIGGTLLEQRGERVLAGVGINLTRAPSPEKLRANHALLAGTLAEHGLFPGPVRFWTDLVKFLQTCYHDCVTASCSFPPVSRMERKLAFLGRNVLVREGGTDVYPACVLGLAEDGGLRLMRRVDGRNRECVIHSGGITLL, encoded by the coding sequence ATGATCGTCCGAATTCTTGGCCGTGACCCGTCCGGGGAGGCCGATGCCCTGACTCCGGCGGATCTGGCCGCCAGCCATCCGCTGTGGGCGGCCTTTGTCGGCCCGCCGGACGGCTGGCGCGAGGTTTCCGAAGAGGGGGGGGCGGTCTTTTTCGTCGGGCCGGGCCAAAAGGACCACGACCCCGGGACCGGGGGGCACCCCGGGCGGCTGACCGTATGCGGGCCGTGTTCGTCAAGTCTGGACGTGGCCTGGGCCATGGTCCGGGCCGGGGATTTTCGTCCCTTCGACTCGGTTCTGGCCGTGTCCCAGCGCGGCGGTCGGGGACAGTTGCGCCGGGAGTGGGACTCGCCGCCGGGCAACCTCTATGCGGCCTTCGCCTGGCCCGGGGATCCGCCCGACCCCGAGAGTCTGCTGCCGGTTTTCACCGGATACGTTCTGGCGCGCCATCTCTCGTCGCTTGGAATCGAGGCCGGCTTCAAGTGGCCCAACGATCTGGTGATCGGCGAAAAAAAAATCGGCGGAACGCTTCTGGAACAGCGGGGGGAGCGGGTGCTGGCCGGGGTGGGCATCAACCTGACCCGCGCCCCGAGCCCGGAAAAATTGCGCGCGAATCATGCCCTTTTGGCCGGAACATTGGCCGAACACGGCCTTTTTCCAGGTCCGGTCCGGTTTTGGACCGATCTTGTGAAGTTCCTGCAAACCTGCTATCACGATTGCGTTACAGCGTCTTGTTCATTTCCGCCGGTGTCCCGGATGGAGCGCAAACTGGCCTTTCTCGGCCGAAACGTGCTTGTCCGCGAGGGCGGAACGGACGTCTACCCGGCGTGTGTCCTGGGACTGGCCGAGGACGGGGGGCTTCGGCTGATGCGCCGCGTGGACGGAAGAAACCGCGAATGTGTGATCCATTCCGGCGGTATTACCCTCCTTTGA
- a CDS encoding HD domain-containing protein, translated as MDIHLVGGAVRDLLLGRPVTDSDYLVIGATPGEFVRRYPAARQVGKSFPVFLLDGCQYAWPRGATLDEDLAGRDLTINALALGVSPAVAGRITAHPLALTDLRRKILRPCSAASLADDPARVFRAARFAAVLPDFIPHPDLLAGMRQATAAKQTVDLFPERVGAEVQKALSGPRPGRFLEVLDAGGSLCPWFAELAHASAIPAGPPAYHDKSVLGHAVQVMDRLAGSPLAAWMALCHDLGKTATPPDQWPRHIGHETRGADMALALGNRLRLPLRLIRAGVLAAVWHMKAGRYLEMRPGSRVDLLDKLWRERLFTEMFALAAADHPRQAEERLAAARLDLAAMLAVHLPESLREMGAASGARLRLLRCQALAGAAHPDPV; from the coding sequence ATGGACATCCATCTGGTGGGCGGCGCGGTGCGGGACCTGCTTTTGGGCCGTCCGGTCACGGACAGCGACTATCTGGTCATCGGCGCCACGCCCGGGGAATTTGTACGCCGCTATCCGGCCGCCCGGCAAGTGGGGAAGTCCTTCCCCGTTTTTTTGCTCGACGGATGCCAGTACGCCTGGCCGCGCGGCGCGACCCTCGACGAGGACCTGGCTGGCCGGGACCTGACCATAAACGCCCTGGCCCTTGGGGTCTCCCCCGCCGTGGCCGGACGGATCACGGCCCATCCCCTGGCCCTCACCGACCTGCGGCGCAAAATCCTGCGCCCCTGCTCGGCCGCGTCCCTGGCCGACGATCCGGCCCGCGTGTTCCGGGCGGCCCGCTTCGCCGCCGTGCTCCCGGATTTCATCCCCCATCCCGACCTTCTGGCCGGCATGCGGCAGGCCACGGCGGCGAAACAGACCGTGGATCTGTTTCCCGAACGCGTCGGGGCCGAGGTCCAAAAGGCCTTGTCCGGGCCGCGTCCCGGTCGTTTTCTGGAAGTCCTCGACGCCGGGGGCAGCCTCTGCCCCTGGTTCGCCGAACTCGCCCACGCCTCGGCCATCCCGGCCGGCCCGCCGGCCTATCACGACAAAAGCGTGCTCGGACACGCCGTCCAGGTCATGGATCGCCTGGCCGGCTCCCCCCTGGCCGCCTGGATGGCCCTGTGCCACGACCTGGGAAAGACCGCCACGCCCCCGGACCAATGGCCCCGGCACATCGGCCACGAGACCCGGGGGGCGGACATGGCCCTGGCCCTGGGCAACCGTTTGCGCCTGCCCCTGCGCCTTATCCGAGCCGGCGTCCTGGCCGCCGTGTGGCACATGAAGGCCGGCCGGTACCTGGAGATGCGCCCCGGGTCACGGGTGGACCTGTTGGATAAACTTTGGCGGGAACGGCTTTTTACGGAGATGTTCGCCCTGGCCGCCGCCGATCATCCGCGACAGGCCGAGGAGCGCCTGGCCGCGGCGCGCCTGGACCTCGCGGCCATGCTCGCCGTGCACCTGCCCGAATCCCTGCGGGAGATGGGGGCGGCATCCGGCGCCAGGCTGCGCCTGCTGCGCTGCCAGGCCCTGGCCGGGGCCGCCCATCCCGATCCCGTCTGA
- a CDS encoding flagellar hook protein FlgE produces MGALWTGVTGLLTYSDGLTVTSNNLANVNTVGFKSSYTVFEDLMSTDETTSTGTSQVGLGVGIADILTNFTTGSMETTTTSMDMAIQGDRGYFEVKDADTGELYYTRAGEFRFDADGYLVDTNGMRVQGWAVDEDTALAAATAGTTLSTDAATGAVTDILIDDMTIAGRATSSLSLITNLDSTTESRTNDATNPYFTMFTDYTYDSADPETSPVSNASYQTTITTYDADGQSHELTVYYSKVSNSGGKEYWEYLVAMDPSEDGRSVVSGTSKAGVLMIGTITFNANGTMDNITAYTLSDDATDPTSLASWTQADISTDGLPQFSATYNSASGGGSTDPVTISFDLGISSTSGWSGSMPTTAAGVGTDPANTLGFTTADVTLAANATTNYATSSSTLSATQNGYAQGYLESVYVAGDGIVTGSYSNGLDLGLYVVALADFVNPNGLRNEGGNLYSATTEAGAKIEGAPGTGIFDEVAGYTLEASNVDIATEMVTLITLQRAFQSNSKVVTTADEMMKKAMEIKR; encoded by the coding sequence ATGGGTGCGCTCTGGACAGGCGTGACGGGTCTTTTGACCTACAGCGACGGCCTGACGGTAACCAGCAACAACCTGGCCAACGTGAACACCGTCGGCTTCAAATCCTCGTACACCGTTTTCGAGGATCTGATGAGCACCGACGAGACCACGTCCACGGGCACCTCCCAGGTGGGTCTTGGCGTGGGCATCGCGGACATCCTGACCAATTTCACGACCGGGAGCATGGAGACGACGACCACCTCCATGGACATGGCCATCCAGGGAGATCGCGGGTATTTCGAGGTCAAGGACGCCGATACCGGGGAACTCTATTATACCCGGGCCGGAGAATTCCGGTTCGATGCCGACGGCTACCTGGTGGACACCAACGGCATGCGCGTCCAAGGCTGGGCCGTGGACGAGGACACGGCCCTGGCCGCCGCCACAGCCGGAACCACCCTGTCCACGGATGCGGCCACCGGGGCGGTGACCGACATCCTCATCGACGACATGACCATCGCCGGTCGGGCCACCAGTTCCCTTTCCCTCATCACCAATCTCGACTCCACCACGGAATCCCGGACCAACGACGCCACCAATCCCTATTTCACCATGTTTACGGACTACACCTACGACAGCGCCGATCCGGAGACATCCCCGGTATCCAACGCTTCCTACCAGACGACCATCACCACCTACGACGCCGACGGTCAAAGCCATGAACTGACGGTCTACTACAGCAAGGTCTCCAACTCAGGCGGCAAGGAGTACTGGGAATACCTCGTGGCCATGGATCCCTCGGAAGACGGCAGGTCCGTGGTCAGCGGCACCAGCAAGGCCGGCGTGCTCATGATCGGGACCATCACGTTCAACGCCAACGGCACCATGGACAACATCACGGCCTATACCTTGTCGGATGACGCCACGGACCCGACCTCCCTGGCTTCCTGGACCCAGGCCGACATCTCGACGGACGGCCTGCCCCAGTTCTCGGCCACCTACAACTCCGCGTCGGGAGGAGGGAGCACCGATCCGGTGACCATCTCCTTCGACCTCGGCATCAGCTCCACATCGGGCTGGAGCGGTTCCATGCCGACCACCGCGGCGGGCGTGGGCACGGATCCGGCCAACACCCTGGGGTTCACCACCGCCGACGTCACCCTGGCGGCCAACGCCACCACCAACTACGCCACGTCCTCAAGCACCTTGTCCGCCACCCAGAACGGATATGCGCAAGGATATCTGGAAAGCGTCTATGTGGCCGGGGACGGGATCGTGACAGGCAGTTACAGCAACGGCCTGGACCTTGGGCTCTACGTCGTGGCCCTGGCCGACTTCGTCAATCCCAACGGACTGCGCAACGAGGGAGGCAACCTCTATTCGGCCACCACCGAGGCCGGCGCGAAGATCGAAGGCGCCCCTGGCACCGGAATCTTCGATGAGGTCGCCGGATACACCCTTGAGGCGTCCAACGTGGATATTGCCACGGAGATGGTGACCCTGATCACCCTGCAACGGGCCTTCCAGTCCAACAGCAAGGTGGTGACCACAGCCGACGAAATGATGAAAAAGGCCATGGAGATCAAGCGCTAG
- a CDS encoding CgeB family protein, protein MPPRPLVRILVVLPMYGGSLPVGRYCAKALAELGHLVDVFEAPDFYGAFSALKKLRVTADRLDYLEHAFLQTVSQAILAKVETFEPDLVLAMAQAPLSRQALKRLRRDGVATAMWFVEDHQIFTYWQAFAPHYDFFAVIQKEPFLSRLAAAGVENAVYLPMAADPDIHRPLDLSLAQRRLYGSDLSFVGAGYPNRRLAFRELADFDLKIWGGDWDGEVALAPRLQLGGRRVDTEESVRVFNAAKINLNLHSGLDPARLVPQGDFVNPRTFELAMCGAFQLVSDRTLLPEVFTTDEVAVFEDMEGLKQAVRHYLAHPGERAAMAGRARERAMREHTYAARMRTLLAFISSRRADFGSGARREAGLADLPPEVRAELGGLLAELGLPGDAAFADVVTAVRARQGRLSDMETTVLFLDEWRKQYGGR, encoded by the coding sequence ATGCCCCCCCGCCCCCTCGTGCGCATCCTGGTGGTCTTGCCCATGTATGGAGGGTCATTGCCTGTGGGGCGATATTGCGCCAAGGCCCTGGCCGAACTCGGCCATCTGGTGGACGTGTTCGAGGCCCCGGATTTTTACGGGGCCTTTTCGGCGTTAAAAAAACTGCGGGTGACCGCCGACCGCCTGGACTACCTGGAGCACGCCTTTTTGCAGACCGTGTCCCAGGCCATCCTGGCCAAGGTGGAGACCTTCGAACCGGATCTGGTCCTGGCCATGGCCCAGGCCCCCTTAAGCCGCCAGGCCCTCAAACGCCTGCGCCGCGACGGGGTGGCCACGGCCATGTGGTTCGTGGAGGATCACCAGATATTCACCTATTGGCAGGCCTTCGCCCCGCATTACGATTTTTTCGCGGTCATCCAGAAGGAGCCGTTTTTGTCGCGCCTGGCCGCGGCCGGGGTGGAAAACGCCGTGTACCTGCCCATGGCCGCCGATCCGGACATCCACCGGCCCCTGGACCTTTCTTTGGCCCAGCGCCGCCTGTACGGTTCCGACCTGTCCTTTGTCGGCGCGGGCTATCCCAACCGGCGGCTGGCCTTCCGGGAACTGGCCGATTTCGATCTGAAGATCTGGGGCGGCGACTGGGACGGGGAGGTGGCGCTGGCCCCGCGCCTGCAGCTTGGGGGGCGGCGGGTGGACACCGAGGAGTCGGTGCGGGTCTTTAACGCCGCGAAGATCAATCTGAACCTGCATTCCGGGCTGGACCCGGCCCGGCTCGTCCCGCAAGGGGACTTCGTCAATCCCCGGACCTTCGAGCTGGCCATGTGCGGGGCCTTCCAACTGGTGAGCGACCGGACGCTTCTGCCCGAGGTGTTCACCACGGACGAGGTGGCGGTTTTCGAGGACATGGAGGGCCTCAAACAGGCCGTCCGGCACTACCTGGCCCATCCGGGCGAGCGCGCGGCCATGGCCGGAAGGGCCCGGGAGCGGGCCATGCGGGAGCATACCTACGCCGCGCGCATGCGCACGCTCCTTGCGTTCATTTCCTCCCGCCGCGCGGACTTCGGGTCCGGGGCGCGGCGCGAGGCGGGCCTTGCGGACCTGCCGCCCGAGGTGCGCGCCGAACTGGGGGGGCTTTTGGCCGAACTGGGCCTGCCCGGGGACGCGGCCTTCGCGGATGTGGTCACGGCCGTGCGCGCCCGGCAGGGGAGGCTCTCGGATATGGAAACGACGGTCCTTTTTCTCGACGAGTGGCGCAAGCAATACGGCGGACGCTGA
- a CDS encoding glycosyltransferase family 9 protein, with protein sequence MKRVLVVQLARFGDLLQTRRLLASLAARDMSSAAPELHLLVDASLLPLAGLAYPGVIAHGLAAHGPGNAAGADDPSALARVLGNRATFAELSALRFDRVYVLNHSGLARAVSTLFDPDIVRGHLLTHGQPVKDPWPALAFRFMATRRETGLNLMDFWAAFAGRMAPPDTVNPRATPKGGGIGVVLAGREARRSLPPQVLAPLLTAAFSRVAAKRIVLLGTADQAPAARALCRLLRPAVAEHVLDLSGKTDMGGLFREIAALDELFTPDTGAMHLAAHLGTPVTAFFLSSAWCHETGPYGHGHTVWQALTPCAPCLETAACEHGLVCRDPFADARLARLVAGSAKTAPPPGLVGYHTGTDALGAVCEPFAGEDQTAPARRAFRAFVAEHLGVGHGLGADPGLGARYYQEPDWMLDRGPLAGRGFVETL encoded by the coding sequence ATGAAACGCGTGCTTGTCGTGCAACTGGCCCGCTTCGGGGACCTCCTCCAGACCAGGCGCCTGCTGGCCTCCCTGGCCGCCCGGGATATGTCCTCGGCGGCCCCGGAACTCCACCTGCTCGTGGACGCCTCCCTTTTGCCCCTGGCCGGATTGGCCTATCCCGGGGTGATCGCCCACGGCCTAGCCGCCCATGGACCCGGGAACGCCGCCGGCGCGGACGATCCCTCGGCCCTGGCCAGGGTCCTGGGCAACCGCGCGACCTTCGCCGAACTTTCCGCCCTTCGGTTCGACCGGGTCTATGTGCTCAACCACTCGGGCCTGGCCCGGGCCGTCTCGACCCTGTTCGATCCGGACATCGTGCGCGGTCACCTGCTCACGCACGGGCAGCCCGTCAAGGACCCCTGGCCCGCCCTGGCCTTTCGGTTCATGGCCACGCGGCGGGAGACGGGCCTCAACCTCATGGACTTCTGGGCCGCCTTTGCCGGGCGCATGGCGCCACCGGATACGGTCAATCCCCGGGCCACACCCAAGGGGGGAGGGATCGGGGTGGTCCTGGCCGGACGCGAGGCCAGACGCTCCCTGCCGCCGCAGGTGCTGGCCCCGCTTCTCACGGCGGCCTTTTCCCGTGTCGCCGCGAAACGCATCGTCCTTCTGGGCACGGCGGATCAGGCCCCGGCGGCCAGGGCTCTGTGCCGCCTGCTTCGGCCGGCCGTGGCCGAACATGTCCTCGATCTGTCCGGAAAGACGGACATGGGGGGGCTTTTCCGGGAGATCGCGGCTTTGGACGAGCTTTTCACCCCGGATACCGGGGCCATGCATCTGGCCGCCCACCTGGGCACGCCGGTGACGGCCTTTTTTTTGTCCTCGGCCTGGTGTCACGAGACCGGTCCCTACGGCCACGGGCATACCGTGTGGCAGGCCCTGACCCCCTGCGCCCCCTGCCTGGAGACGGCCGCCTGCGAACACGGCCTGGTCTGCCGCGATCCCTTTGCCGATGCGCGTCTGGCCAGGCTTGTGGCCGGCTCGGCCAAGACCGCGCCGCCGCCCGGACTCGTGGGGTATCATACCGGCACGGACGCCCTGGGGGCGGTGTGCGAACCCTTTGCCGGCGAGGACCAGACGGCCCCGGCCCGTCGGGCGTTTCGGGCCTTCGTGGCCGAACACCTTGGCGTCGGCCACGGCCTGGGGGCGGACCCGGGCCTTGGGGCCAGGTACTATCAGGAACCGGACTGGATGCTCGATCGCGGACCCCTGGCCGGACGCGGGTTCGTCGAGACGCTTTAA
- a CDS encoding precorrin-2 dehydrogenase/sirohydrochlorin ferrochelatase family protein: MRYYPIFVNLARKKCLVVGAGQVGRRKIATLASCGAEEILVLDLSPLGPESAAILEHPSVRFEQRPFAPADLDGRFLVIASTSDEDTNWRISRLCEERGIPCNIVDQPEKCSFIVPALFTRGDLTLAVSTGGSSPALARKIRHDLGEYFGAQYGAFLTLMGGLRPLVIGLGQGSDHNSDLFKRIVESPLLEAIKTRDAATALSILRSILPESLHGELDELVTGVMRDDAR; the protein is encoded by the coding sequence ATGCGCTACTACCCTATTTTCGTCAATCTCGCCCGAAAAAAATGTCTGGTGGTGGGCGCGGGCCAGGTGGGCCGGCGCAAGATCGCCACCCTGGCCTCCTGCGGGGCCGAGGAGATCCTGGTCCTGGACCTCTCCCCCCTTGGCCCGGAAAGCGCCGCCATCCTGGAGCATCCCAGCGTTCGCTTCGAGCAAAGGCCCTTTGCGCCGGCCGACCTGGATGGCCGTTTCCTGGTCATCGCCTCCACCAGCGACGAGGACACCAACTGGCGCATAAGCCGTCTGTGCGAAGAGCGCGGCATCCCCTGCAACATCGTGGACCAGCCGGAGAAATGCAGCTTCATCGTCCCGGCTCTTTTCACCCGGGGCGATTTGACCCTGGCCGTATCCACGGGCGGCAGCTCCCCGGCCCTGGCCCGCAAGATCCGCCACGACCTGGGGGAATACTTCGGCGCCCAATACGGAGCCTTTCTGACGCTCATGGGCGGGCTGCGGCCCCTGGTCATCGGCCTTGGCCAGGGTTCGGACCACAACTCCGACCTGTTCAAGCGCATCGTGGAGTCCCCGCTTCTCGAGGCCATAAAAACCCGGGACGCGGCCACGGCCCTGTCCATCCTGCGATCCATCCTTCCCGAATCGCTGCACGGCGAGCTTGACGAACTCGTGACGGGGGTGATGCGCGATGACGCTCGGTAG